GGCCGCCTGCTGCCCTGGGTGtccgtcccctccccgccgcgcGTCCCCGCgtgccccctgtcccccccgCACCGGGGCCCTGCCTCTCTACCTCCGCCTCGCCGGGAAACCGCAGACGAGAGCATTTACACAGAGCCTGCTCTCGTTTCCactcctttctgttttgcttttattattttattttttctgttttcctttgtgttgttgttgttttttttttttttttaataataaaaataccctAAAGAACCTTGCATTGAAACCAAAAGccgagggagggaggggacgggCGGTGCGGCGCTAGCAGACGTCCAAACCAGAACGACAGCTTTAACGTGtaatatttccaaaaaataGCGATGCGGGGAGGACGGCGGCCGTCGTGGCGGCCGGGGAGGCTCTGGCCGGGTGCTTCCATGGTCTTTTTTTGCCCCACACCGGTGCTGGGAcgtgcgtggggctggggcgTGCGTGCCCCGCGCGATGCCCaagctttgttttttggtggCTTTGTGGCACCGGGTGCTGGCAGAGGGATGTGCCGCGTGGTCCTGGTACAGCTGCGGGGCTTGGGAATACCCCGGGCGCTGCGGGGCAGCTCGGGGACACGGGGGGCCGGGGTggcacagccctgtgctggaTCAGGTCCCCGTGGCCACCTGCAGCGCCTGTCTTGGgtttccttccccctgccctggtTGGAGCAGGGGAACGGTGTTCACATGGGGGGACAGCTTGTTTGTGGTCCCCAGGCGTTCTCAAATGGAAACCCCAGCTGAAACCAAAGTGCTGCCTCCCGGCAAGGCTCTGGGGACCCCAAACCTCCCCAAGCAGCCCCAGAGACCCCTGGCACCGCCTGCCGCAGCCGCCCCTCGCCCACCTCCTCCGGGGCGTCCCCAGCTCCTCGGGGGGTCCCCGCGTCCgggtgggtttggggctggggacacggcGTCGCCTTGCTCCCGGAGCAGGTCCCGGGTGCTGTGCAGGGTGCTTGCAGTGGCAGGGCCGCCCACAAGCACCCGGCAGCCCCTGGGGTCTCCCCCAATGCCACCAAAAGGCACAGCACCGGGAGGGAGGCGTCGTGCCCCCGTCCCCCCTGCTCACGGCTGCGCGGGCAGCACCggttccccagccctgcccgcggctccctgccagccccggggaCGAGGACACCGGGGTGCAGGGgtcccaggggctgggggctggagaCCAGAGCCCCCATTAAGGGCCGGGTGGGCTCGGGGGCGCccgccctgctctgctgcctgggtTTGCAGGGCCAGCACGGAGAGATGACGCGGCAGGACTTTCCTTCGGCAtgctgtccccccccccttgcTGTTTCCCGCTTTCTCTAAGTGTACTGTATGTTTGACCTGTGGAAGATGTAAACTTTATGATTCAGGTTATGTCTGTTCTTAACTCTGTATCTGTGTAATAAAGACGATTTAATATCAACCCGAGGTCTCCGTAGCATGGGCTTGCGCTGGGTGCCCTcgcccccacccccctcccccctgccagcagcaaccTGCTACCCCTGTCCCAAGCTCGGGGGAGGCCACTTTGGACTCCGGGGTCATGCAGTggcccccagccagccctgggaAGGGGGGGTCCCAAGGGGGTCTCCCCCTAATTCTGCAGGTGCTgcaccctgcagcctggggcagccaggcagagctgtgcctggtCCCCAGCGGGGTCAACAGACATGAAGGGCCGGGGCGGTGTCCCCACACCGGGGGGTGTCCCCACACCCGAGGGGGGGGTGTCCCCACACCCGGGGGGGCGCCACGCGTGTGggccccgcctcgccccgctGCACCCGCGTGGCCGCAGCCGCCCGCGGGACTCGAACCCGTGGCCTCGGGGTCCCAgcggggcggggccgccccctccctcccttcccgCCCtgccggcggggggcggggcccggcggcgcggcgcggcccgcGATTGGCTGCTGATGTGTGAAAGTGGCGCGCCGGCGGGAAAGGCGCACGTGGCGGCGGGGCACGGCACGAGGGCGCGCGGCATGTTCGGGGGCAGGGCCAGGtaaggggccggggccgccatggggctgccctggggctgccctggggctgcccgggTTGTGGGAGGCTTGTCCCTGGATGTGCCCGGAGCCCAATCGAATTGGGGTCTGGATGGCTGTGGGTTTTCCCTCCCCTCTGTGCGGCCTGGGAATGCTGCTTGTAGGGCAggtcctccttcctcttccctttcctcagtGAGGATGGGGTGTTTgacgcttttttttttgcccatgGGAAGCTGCTCCCAGGTCCCCTCTGCGGTTCCCTGAGCTGGGCAGCGACTCTGGGAACTGGAGACCTCTCAGTAgttctccctgctgcagctctggggttTTCCTGCaagcctgcctgcagcatcaAGAGCTTTGGAGGTGGTTACTCGTTCTCCTGGAAGCAGCCTTAAAGCCTTTGTGGGGCTGGCATTCTGCGTTTGGTTCTGTGTGACGTGCTGCCTGTTGAATTGCTTTTTACCTCTGTTCCTGCCCAGTCCTCTCTTCCTGGACACTTCTGGGATCTGGTGGCAGGACCCGCCATCCCTGGCAGCAGTGGAGGCGTCCTGGGACGTGGCGGAAATGGCAGCTCCGTGCAAGGCTGTGGATGAGGACTCAGACCTGAGCCACCTGGAGGGGGACAGCACGGAGGAGTTGGGTGTGCAGGACCCGGTGAGCATTGGGCTAAATGCGGAATTGGTTTTGCCCCGTTCCATAAGGAAATAGGAAGCTTTCTACAACTCTGTTCAAGTGCAGCGCTGCATCACCATGGGCCGGGGGTGTTCCCATGCCGTGTGCTGCTCACACAAGTCATGCTTTGGGTTTCAGGAGCTGGAGGCCATCAAAGCCCGAGTGCGGGAGATGGAGAAGGAGGACGAGAGGCTGAAGGCACTGCAGCTGGAAGCTGAGAGCCGCCTCATCATGAGCTCAGAGGCAGGTACGGGCTGTCCCTCGTCACAGGCTGGCACGGGGCTGATGCAGGTCATACCCACTTGTACCTCCTACCGTTGCCAGCTGTGATGCACTAAATTAATTAAACTTAAGTCAATTAAGTGATTGAGTTTAGTACCAAGGCCCTGTAAAGCAGTAACCCTGTGTCATTCTTTTTGTGTGGAGAGATGGGGCAAGGGGATGGAGGAGGCTGAAGTGGTGGGGTTTGGGAGTATGTGATGGGACTGTGGAGCTGGCAGTGTGGCCGTGCACCAGCTTGGTGCCAGCTGTGCCGAGAGCCCCCGCCAGATGGTCCCTCTGCTGTGGCTCCATCCAGTGTGACAGCAGCCCTCGTTTCTGCAGGTCTCTTCCCAAAGACAACAGAGGAGAAGATGGAGGTCGACCAGCGGTCCATCTACGTGGGCAATGTAAGTGGGAGGCCCTGGGGCAGagcccacctccctgcccagtGGGGGTTTGCTGTGCTCCCTACCCCGGGGACCTGTCCCACCTCCCTGCTATAGAGGCTGGTCCCAAACTGGGTGCTTTGCTTCTGCTCAGCCCACACTGGGAATGTGGCTTGAGCCTCACAGCTCAGCATCTGCCTGTGATCCTCAGCCACTTGCAGGTAACGTGCTGCAAGCATCAGCTACCCCAAATACCCCGCTGGAAGCTGTGGGTTGTGCAGTGTTCTTTGTTCCCTCAAAGCAGGGCTGTCCTTTGGATTTGGGGGTTCTGGGCTGGGGGATTCAGGTGGAAGGGTCTCCTAAACTTCAGGAGATGGTGAGGCTGTGGTGGCACAGCGTGTGGCCCCTTGCTGGCGTGATGGTGAGCAGAGAGACCTGGGAGCTGTGGAGGTGCCCATGGGGGGACTGTGGTTGCAGGTGGACTACGGGGGCACGGCGGAGGAGCTGGAGTCTCACTTCAACAGCTGCGGGCAGATCAACCGCGTCACCATCCTCTGTGACAAGTTCTCGGGGCACCCCAAAGGGTCAGTGCTGGctgcggggtgctggggaccGAGGCCGTGGTGGGTCTCAGCCTGGCTGCTCCGCAGCATCGCTGCTGGTCGTGGTGGAGGACGTCTCCTCCAAAGCCAGTGGCTCTGGGATTTGGCTGAAGCTCGACTGGAAACATCCGGTGCAAGGAACGGGTTGGTGCTGTGGGTTGGTGGCGAAGGGGCATTCAGCCTGGGGGCTTGGCATCAGCCCTACAGCATCGtaggtgctgcaggagcagagctgccaccTGCTTCTGAAAAAAGCAGAGCATGGGCTGTGTGTGCAAAGAAGGCAGGGATTTATTCTTCCCCCCACGAGTCCTGGGGGGCTTGGTGTGCCCTCAGGAAGGACGCTGCTGTCCCCAAGCAGAGCCCCTGCCCCGTGCTGGGCAGCATGATgtccccagggctctgctcaCCCCTTCCCCTCGCAGGTACGCCTACATCGAGTTCGAAGAGAAGAGCTCTGTGAAGGCTGCTGTGGAGCTGGACGAGAGCTTGTTCAGAGGCAGAGTCATTAAGGTaggagcaggatgaggccccCGGGATGTGTCTGTTTGTCTCAGCCCCGCTGCCTGGGGCTTGTGCTGAGCCCCCGCTGCCTTCCAGGTGCTGCCCAAGAGGACCAACATGCCGGGCATCAGCAGCACCGACCGTGGGGGCCACCGGGGCCGTTTCCAAGCCCGGGGAGGGCTGGCCCAGCGGGGGGGCTACTACGGGGGGCAGCAGGCGAGGCTGCGAGGGAGGACGTACAGGTGAGGCTGGCGGGTGTCCTGGTGCATGTGGGAGGATGGAGAAGGGCTCTGGCCCCAGGGGTACCTGGGTTTGGTCGAGTTTAGCCAGGGCTGAAGGGGGAGTCTGCTTTGGGGGGGCTGTCAGCAGGTAGACGTGATTTTTGGCAGCACCCGACCGCTGGCACCTCGGGCTGAGCGATGTCCCGGTGTTCCAGGAGGCTGTTTTGTTCCTGTCTAGGGGTCGGGCAAGGCTGTTGCCTTGGTATTTTCCATACTAGAAAGGAGGACTGCACTGCCCTGGAAGATGCCAATGGGACTGGAACGAAGAGATGGGATTGGAGAGACTTAAATGTGCCTAcccaagccaaaaaaaaaaaaagattaattttaaaaagccatctGCCTGGCTGTGAGGATTACCGGCGAggcagctgtgtgctgtgcagctggagctgggctgccagGGGGAAGACTGGATCTGCTCTGTCCACGCTTCGGCCGGATCCCTGCTGGCATCCCAGGAGGGGTTTAGGGATGGGGTTTGTGTGGAGAACAGTCTCATTCCAGGGAGCAGCGTGCTCTGGGATGCGAAGTGCTTTCCCAGTCCTCCCTTTCATCCTTATCCTATGGGAACAGAGCTGTGTTGGGGGGTTTGTAAGCCTTGTTTGGGTTCTAGGTGCATGAATGCTGTTCACCCTGCAGTGGGGGGAGTCCTGTCCTGCTCGGCCCCTGGAGaaccctgctctgggtgcttTCAGATCCTCCAGCACATGAAGCTTTCCTCTCTGGCACTTCCTTACTGGCTATTTCTACAGCAGCCGGGTCCTGGTTTCTCTTGCCCGTAAGAAAATCCTAAAGACCTTTCCAAAGACTCTCATCTTCTCTGAATCAGCGGGGAGAGCCTTGGGATGCAGCTCTGGGTGTGACTGCCGGGGAGCTTTTCTGTAGGTGGAGAGACTCAAACTGTGGATTTCTGACCGTACTCTTGGGAGGAAGATCGAGCCTAGTGATGCATTTTGGGGTCTAGTTTTTTAACTTGCTAGCTACTCCGCATCTAATACTCCGCATCTAAGAaccagggcagggagaaggcagcCCTTGCTCTTTGCTGGGAAGCCTCTATCTCTCTTGGTTAAACAAGGCCTGGGTgtcaaaaaccaaacaaacgtTCCCCCTCCTGCTTTTATTCCAAAGCCACAGGGATCGAAGTGTGCTGCTAATGCAtccttttgcttcatttctagCAGtagcagcatttcaaaatagTCTATTTTTGCAAATTTGGCCTGATCTTTCTCTTTATTCCTGGCACTGTTCCTGCTCCCTGTTTGGGGTGGGTGTGAGCTCACCTGAACTCGAGGGTCAGCGCTGCCTGGCACTTGCCTTTCCTGCTGATCTTGTGTTTATGAGCTCTGAATCTGCTCgtttttaaaggcaaaacttTGTTAAAagagccaggctggggctcCAGCAATCAGCAGTACCGTGTGAAGTTCTGCATTGAAATGGGTTTTATTATGTAATTATCACGCTAATCT
This sequence is a window from Cygnus atratus isolate AKBS03 ecotype Queensland, Australia chromosome 12, CAtr_DNAZoo_HiC_assembly, whole genome shotgun sequence. Protein-coding genes within it:
- the PABPN1L gene encoding embryonic polyadenylate-binding protein 2: MFGGRASPLFLDTSGIWWQDPPSLAAVEASWDVAEMAAPCKAVDEDSDLSHLEGDSTEELGVQDPELEAIKARVREMEKEDERLKALQLEAESRLIMSSEAGLFPKTTEEKMEVDQRSIYVGNVDYGGTAEELESHFNSCGQINRVTILCDKFSGHPKGYAYIEFEEKSSVKAAVELDESLFRGRVIKVLPKRTNMPGISSTDRGGHRGRFQARGGLAQRGGYYGGQQARLRGRTYRGRARLLPWYFPY